The stretch of DNA GCCCTCTCCGCGCGGCTGCATCACGATGAGGGCGTGGCCTACGGCCTGGAGGGCCTGCTCGCCGTGGCGGCGGGGCAGGGGGACGTGGGGCGAACGGCCCGGCTGCTGGGCGCCTCGCGCGCCCTGCGCGAGCAGACCGGCCTAATCCACAACCCCAACGCCGCCTTCTACCAGGGCGCGGTGGACGCCCTGCGTTCGGGGGCGGCGGCAACCTTCGCGGCCGAGGAAGCTGCCGGGCACGAGCTGAGCGCCGCGGAGGCCGTCGCGTATGCCCTGAGCGGGCCGAATGCGGCCCCAGGAGAGCCCCATGATCCGAGCCCAGCCCTCCCCGTCCCTGCCCCATCCCCGTGACGACCGGGTGCGGCCCGCCACACGGCGGCTCGCCGCGTTCGTGCTGCCCTTCCTGATCGTCGCCTTCGCGCTGCTGTTCTTCTGGCCCGCGCCGGGGGACACCGAGCGGCTCTTCGCCTGGACCATCCGGCCCCCGATGACGGCCATGATGCTCGCCGCCGCCTACCTGGGGGGCATCCTCTTCTTCGTCCAGGTGCTGCGGCAACGCTGGCACCACGTCGCGGCGGGCTTTCCGGCGGTGGGGCTCTTTGCTGGCCTGCTGGGCATCGCCACCGTGCTGCACTGGGACCGTTTTCATCCCGGCCACGTCAGCTTCATCGCCTGGGCCGGGCTGTACTTCACCACGCCCTTTCTGGTGCTGGCCGCCTGGTGGGTGAACCGGACGGCCGACCCCGGCACGCCGGACGAGCGTGACCTCGTGCTGCCGCGGGGGTGGCGCCTGCTGCTGGCCTGCGCCGGGGTCGTCACCCTCGCCCTCGGGCTGCTGCTCTTCCTGCGGCCCGGGACCCTGATCGGGGTGTGGCCCTGGGCGCTGACGCCGCTCACCGCGCGGGTGGTGGGGGCGCTGTTCACCCTGCCCGGGGTGGTGGGGCTCAGCCTGGCGCGGGATGGCCGCTGGAGTGCGGCGCGGGTCCTGCTCCAGGCGCAGGCGCTGGGGATCGTCGCCATCCTGGTGGGGGTGGCGCGGGACCGCGCGTCCCTCGACTGGGGGCAGGCGGCGGCATGGTGGTTCGTCCTGGGCCTGTCGGCCATGCTGGGGTTCTGCGCGCTCGCCCTGGTCACGCTCGACCGCCGGGCACGGCGTGGGGAAGGCGCATGACGGGGCGGCGGTTCCTGACCAGCCTGCGGCTCGACACGCTCTTCGACGGCGTGTTCGCCATCACCCTCACCCTGCTCGTGCTTGACGTTCGCCCGCCCGAGGAGCTGGGGCCGGGCGGCCTCCTCCCCGTCCTGCGCGGCCTGGGGCCGGAGCTGGCGAGCTACGTGGTCAGCTTCGCGCTGCTGAGCGTGTTCTGGCTGGGGCATCACCTGGGAGGCAGCCTGGTCGTGCGCTCGGACTTCGCGCACGCGGCGCTCAACCTGCTCGCCCTGCTCGTGGTCGCGCTTGTCCCGTTCTCGGCGGCGCTGATCGGGCGACACCCGGGCGAGCCGCTCGCGTACACCGTCTTCGGCACCCACGTGGCCGCCCTGTCCGTGCTCTTCTTGCTGAACTGGCGGCACTGCTCGCGGGGGCACCGGCTGGTCGAGGCGAACCTGCCTCCCCGCATCATCTCGCGCATCACGCAGATGGGTGTGGAGGCCACCGTCGGCTACCTCCTGCTGATTCCCGTCGCGTTTTTCGCGGCGCGTTGGAGCCTGATCCTCTACTTCCTGCTGATCCCCGTCGCCCTGGTCGAACTCGCCCGGCTGGCGCGGCTGATCGAGGGACTTCCGGCGGGCGGGGTAGAGGGGGGGCTGGAGCGGAAGGACGGGGCCTCGCAAGGAGTGGGGTAGACGGAGGTGAAGAGAATTAGGGCACCGGGATTAGAACTCCGGCCCCGGCTCCTCCTTCACCCTCTCCTGGTGTTCCCGCCAGTCACGGTGCCCGGTCCGCAGCGATTCCGGCAGGTCGTCCCGCCCCAGACGCCGGGCGACATTTTCCACTTGAGGCGTGAGGTGCCCGGCCATGTCCACGAGTGGCAGCCCCCCGCGCAACATGCCCGCCACCCACGGCTGCCCCGTCGCGTGGGCGAACAGCGCGAGAATGCTCTCCACCGCCCGGAACCCCTCCTGAGTTGTGTCCGAGAGCAGCCGCAATTGCCCGGGTAGATGTGGCAGCAACCCGGCGAGCCCGACTTCGTAAGCAGCGATGGTCCTGGCGCCAACACGTCCGGCCAGCAGGGGCTGGAAGCGGAGGCGGGAGAGTTCAATCTCGGCCAGGAGACCCAGCAGCGGCCCGTGGCTCCGGCCACCGAACTTCGCCACGACCTCGCACCAGACAGGCACCGCCACGTAGATGTCGCCCTGATCCAGATTTCACGCCAGACCAGTTCATAGGGCGGCAGGGCCTCATCCGGGTAATGGCCCGCTCCCTTGAACCAGTTGTACTCCCCTGGCCCTTCCGGGCGCATCCGCTCCAGGTCCCACGTGAACTGCCGTAGCAACTCTGCGCCAGCAATTCCAGTTAGCGGGACGTGAAGGGCATGGTAGGAGGGTAGTCCGCCATCCCGCTTACCTTCCCCTTACGTCCCCGGCGTAAAATAGTAGGATGCTACGGGTCCAGTCCGACTTCAAACCGTCCGGAGACCAGCCGACCGCCATTCGCAGTCTGGTGGATGGGCTGGGGTCGGGCCTTCGGTTTCAGACACTATTAGGGGCCACAGGTACGGGAAAAACGTACTCTATGGCGAAGGTCATCGAGGAAACAGGCCGCCCCGCCCTCATCATGGCCCCTAACAAAATCCTCACCGCCCAGCTCGCCTCCGAGTTCCGCGAGTTCTTCCCCGACGCGGCGGTGGAGTTCTTCATCTCGTACTACGACTACTACCAGCCCGAAGCGTACGTGCCCGGCAAGGACCTGTTTATCGAGAAGGACGCCTCCATCAACCAGGAGATCGAGCGTCTGCGGCACTCCACGACGCGCAGCCTGCTCACCCGGCGGGACACCATTGTGGTCGCCTCGGTGTCGTGCATCTACGGCTTGGGCGACCCCGCCGAGTACCGCGCGCTGAACCTCATCCTCAAGGTCGGCGAGAAGGTGGGGCGCGACGAGATCTTGGGCCGCCTGGTCACCATGCAGTACGAGCGCAACGACATTGAGATGGCGCCGGGCCGCTTCCGCGCGAAGGGGGACACCGTCGAGGTCTGGCCGAGCTACGACGAGCAGCCGCTGAGAATCGAGCTGTGGGGCGACGACGTGGACCGTATCCAGGTCGTGCATCCCATGACCGGAGACAAGCTGGGCGATCTGGACGCCACCATCGTCTACCCCGCCAAGCACTACGTCTCCAGCGCGGGGAACATCGAGCGGGCCATTGTGACGATCCAGGAGGAGCTGGACCAGCGGCTGGACTACTTCAAGTCGGTCGGCAAGCTGCTCGAAGCGCAGCGGCTCAAGGAGCGCACCCTCTACGACCTGGAGATGCTCAAGGTGCTGGGCTACTGCTCGGGCATCGAGAACTACTCGCGGCACATCGACGGGCGGACGCCGGGGGCTACGCCGTACACCATGCTCGACTACTTCCCGGACGACTTCATCACCTTTATCGACGAGTCGCACGTGACGGTGCCGCAGATCGGCGGGATGGCGAACGGGGACCGGGCGCGCAAACAGACGCTGGTGGACTACGGCTTCCGCCTGCCCTCGGCGATGGACAACCGCCCCCTGAACTTCGACGAGTTCCTGAGCAAGACCGGGCAGACCGTGTTCGTCTCCGCCACCCCCGGCCCCTTCGAGCGCGAGGTCAGCGACTCGGTGGCCGATCAGATCATCCGTCCGACCGGTCTGGTGGACCCACCCGTCACCGTGCGGCCCATTCAGGGCCAGATCGAGGACCTGCTGGGGCGGGTGCGCGAGCGGGCGAACAAGGGCGAACGCACCCTCGTCACCACCCTCACCAAGCGGATGTCGGAGGACCTCACCGAGTACCTGCTCGAAAAGGGCGTCAAGGCGCGGTATATGCACTCGGACATCGACTCGGTGGAGCGCCAGGTCATCATCCGCGACCTGAGATTGGGGCACTACGACGTGCTGGTCGGCATCAACCTGCTGCGCGAGGGGCTGGACCTGCCGGAGGTCTCGCTCGTCGCCATCCTCGACGCCGACAAGCCGGGCTTCCTGCGAAGCGAACGGGCGCTGATCCAGACCATCGGCCGCGCGGCCCGCAACGTGAACGGCGAGGTCGTGCTGTACGGCGACACCATGACCCCGGCGATGGAATCCGCGATGGAGGAGACCCGGCGCCGCCGCGAGAAGCAGATCGCCTTCAACGAGGAGCACGGCATCACGCCGACCACCGTGGTCAAGGGCGTCCGCAACGTGATCCGCGGCGAGGAGGTCGAGGGCGAGATCAGCTCCGAGACGGTCGGCGACGACCGCGACGCGCTGACCGCGCAGCTCACCGACCTGGAACTCGACATGTGGCAGGCGTCCGAGGACCTCGACTTCGAGCGGGCGGCCAGTCTGCGCGACCAGATTCGCGCCATCGAGGCGAAACTCCAGGGCAAGGAGTTCAAGCAGGCGACGGTGCCCGGGCAGAAGGTCAGGAGGAAGGGTCGGCGGTAGGGCGGGAGGGGAGCCGCCCCGTCCGATCGGGCAGCCCTCCTCTATCTGCTCAACGCCGGTCAGGCTGCACTCTCCGGCGCTGAACAGCGGGGCATATGCAGCACGCAGGACGCTTAACTTCTACTCCCGCTCGTTGTCCTGGCCGCCCACGGTGCCCGTGACGCTGTAGGTTTCGCCCTCCTCCCGCAATCGCAGCGAGAGCCCGCTGAAGCTGCGCCCACCCGGATCAGGCAACAGGAAGCAGAAGGCCAATTCGTCGTCAGCTCCGGCCTCGGTGTTCCACGAGGTCGTCCACGGAGGGATTGGGAAGCACGGTCACGAACGTTTGCTGCCCCGCGGTCGCCACCGCCGGGATGTGGGGTTCATCGGTCCCGTGATCGTGCCGCCTACCACGGCGGTGATGCGTGTCCCCTCCGCGTTCTGCCTGAGCGGCTCCTCCAAGCCCCGCCGCTCCTCTGCCGACAGCAGCCTCAACATCAACTCGGCCCTGAAGGCGCGGCCTTTGTCTGTTCTGCCCCCCAGCAGCCGGGTCTGACCCACCTGCAAGGGGCCGGAGCTGGCGACATTCCCCGACTGGCCCGGTGGAATC from Deinococcus apachensis DSM 19763 encodes:
- a CDS encoding TMEM175 family protein, with amino-acid sequence MTGRRFLTSLRLDTLFDGVFAITLTLLVLDVRPPEELGPGGLLPVLRGLGPELASYVVSFALLSVFWLGHHLGGSLVVRSDFAHAALNLLALLVVALVPFSAALIGRHPGEPLAYTVFGTHVAALSVLFLLNWRHCSRGHRLVEANLPPRIISRITQMGVEATVGYLLLIPVAFFAARWSLILYFLLIPVALVELARLARLIEGLPAGGVEGGLERKDGASQGVG
- the uvrB gene encoding excinuclease ABC subunit UvrB yields the protein MLRVQSDFKPSGDQPTAIRSLVDGLGSGLRFQTLLGATGTGKTYSMAKVIEETGRPALIMAPNKILTAQLASEFREFFPDAAVEFFISYYDYYQPEAYVPGKDLFIEKDASINQEIERLRHSTTRSLLTRRDTIVVASVSCIYGLGDPAEYRALNLILKVGEKVGRDEILGRLVTMQYERNDIEMAPGRFRAKGDTVEVWPSYDEQPLRIELWGDDVDRIQVVHPMTGDKLGDLDATIVYPAKHYVSSAGNIERAIVTIQEELDQRLDYFKSVGKLLEAQRLKERTLYDLEMLKVLGYCSGIENYSRHIDGRTPGATPYTMLDYFPDDFITFIDESHVTVPQIGGMANGDRARKQTLVDYGFRLPSAMDNRPLNFDEFLSKTGQTVFVSATPGPFEREVSDSVADQIIRPTGLVDPPVTVRPIQGQIEDLLGRVRERANKGERTLVTTLTKRMSEDLTEYLLEKGVKARYMHSDIDSVERQVIIRDLRLGHYDVLVGINLLREGLDLPEVSLVAILDADKPGFLRSERALIQTIGRAARNVNGEVVLYGDTMTPAMESAMEETRRRREKQIAFNEEHGITPTTVVKGVRNVIRGEEVEGEISSETVGDDRDALTAQLTDLELDMWQASEDLDFERAASLRDQIRAIEAKLQGKEFKQATVPGQKVRRKGRR